One stretch of Oncorhynchus tshawytscha isolate Ot180627B linkage group LG19, Otsh_v2.0, whole genome shotgun sequence DNA includes these proteins:
- the siah1 gene encoding E3 ubiquitin-protein ligase Siah1 isoform X2 — protein sequence MDEEMSRQTATALPTGTSKCAPSQRVPTLSGTTASNSDLASLFECPVCFDYVLPPILQCQSGHLVCSNCRPKLTCCPTCRGPLGSIRNLAMEKVANSVLFPCKYASSGCEVTLPHTDKAEHEELCEFRPYSCPCPGASCKWQGSLDAVMPHLMHQHKSITTLQGEDIVFLATDINLPGAVDWVMMQSCFGFHFMLVLEKQEKYDGHQQFFAIVQLIGTRKQAENFAYRLELNGHRRRLTWEATPRSIHEGIATAIMNSDCLVFDTSIAQLFAENGNLGINVTISMC from the exons ATGGACGAAG AAATGAGTCGCCAGACCGCCACAGCGCTGCCCACAGGAACCTCCAAGTGCGCCCCCTCCCAGCGCGTCCCCACCTTGTCCGGCACTACGGCCTCTAACAGTGACCTGGCCAGCCTGTTTGAGTGCCCTGTCTGCTTCGACTATGTGCTGCCCCCcatcctgcagtgccagagtgGCCACCTGGTCTGCAGCAACTGCCGGCCCAAGCTCACCTGCTGCCCCACCTGCCGGGGCCCGCTGGGCTCCATCAGGAACCTGGCCATGGAGAAGGTGGCCAACTCTGTGCTGTTCCCCTGCAAGTATGCGTCGTCGGGCTGTGAGGTGACGCTGCCCCACACAGACAAGGCAGAGCACGAGGAGCTGTGTGAGTTCCGGCCATACTCCTGCCCCTGCCCAGGGGCCTCCTGTAAGTGGCAGGGCTCGTTGGACGCGGTCATGCCCCACCTCATGCACCAGCACAAATCCATCACCACACTGCAGGGCGAGGACATCGTGTTCCTTGCCACGGACATTAACCTGCCTGGGGCAGTGGACTGGGTCATGATGCAATCCTGCTTCGGATTCCACTTCATGCTGGTCCTGGAGAAGCAGGAGAAGTACGACGGTCACCAGCAGTTCTTTGCCATTGTGCAGCTGATCGGCACACGGAAGCAGGCAGAAAACTTTGCCTACCGCCTGGAGCTCAACGGGCACCGGCGACGGCTCACCTGGGAGGCCACGCCCCGCTCCATCCATGAGGGCATCGCCACTGCCATTATGAACAGCGACTGCCTAGTGTTTGACACCTCCATCGCGCAGCTGTTCGCTGAGAACGGAAACCTGGGCATCAACGTCACCATATCCATGTGCTGA
- the siah1 gene encoding E3 ubiquitin-protein ligase Siah1 isoform X1, with amino-acid sequence MSGRADVQPMNSWKGVLKLFTCIASRTTANKPKELPIFQEKKKALFGNLMDEEMSRQTATALPTGTSKCAPSQRVPTLSGTTASNSDLASLFECPVCFDYVLPPILQCQSGHLVCSNCRPKLTCCPTCRGPLGSIRNLAMEKVANSVLFPCKYASSGCEVTLPHTDKAEHEELCEFRPYSCPCPGASCKWQGSLDAVMPHLMHQHKSITTLQGEDIVFLATDINLPGAVDWVMMQSCFGFHFMLVLEKQEKYDGHQQFFAIVQLIGTRKQAENFAYRLELNGHRRRLTWEATPRSIHEGIATAIMNSDCLVFDTSIAQLFAENGNLGINVTISMC; translated from the exons ATGTCGGGCAGAGCTGATGTTCAGCCCATGAACTCATGGAAGGGGGTGCTCAAGCTCTTCACATGCATAGCTTCTAGAACAACTGCCAACAAACCCAAAG aGTTACCCATTTTTCAAGAGAAGAAGAAAGCCTTATTTGGGAATCTTATGGACGAAG AAATGAGTCGCCAGACCGCCACAGCGCTGCCCACAGGAACCTCCAAGTGCGCCCCCTCCCAGCGCGTCCCCACCTTGTCCGGCACTACGGCCTCTAACAGTGACCTGGCCAGCCTGTTTGAGTGCCCTGTCTGCTTCGACTATGTGCTGCCCCCcatcctgcagtgccagagtgGCCACCTGGTCTGCAGCAACTGCCGGCCCAAGCTCACCTGCTGCCCCACCTGCCGGGGCCCGCTGGGCTCCATCAGGAACCTGGCCATGGAGAAGGTGGCCAACTCTGTGCTGTTCCCCTGCAAGTATGCGTCGTCGGGCTGTGAGGTGACGCTGCCCCACACAGACAAGGCAGAGCACGAGGAGCTGTGTGAGTTCCGGCCATACTCCTGCCCCTGCCCAGGGGCCTCCTGTAAGTGGCAGGGCTCGTTGGACGCGGTCATGCCCCACCTCATGCACCAGCACAAATCCATCACCACACTGCAGGGCGAGGACATCGTGTTCCTTGCCACGGACATTAACCTGCCTGGGGCAGTGGACTGGGTCATGATGCAATCCTGCTTCGGATTCCACTTCATGCTGGTCCTGGAGAAGCAGGAGAAGTACGACGGTCACCAGCAGTTCTTTGCCATTGTGCAGCTGATCGGCACACGGAAGCAGGCAGAAAACTTTGCCTACCGCCTGGAGCTCAACGGGCACCGGCGACGGCTCACCTGGGAGGCCACGCCCCGCTCCATCCATGAGGGCATCGCCACTGCCATTATGAACAGCGACTGCCTAGTGTTTGACACCTCCATCGCGCAGCTGTTCGCTGAGAACGGAAACCTGGGCATCAACGTCACCATATCCATGTGCTGA